DNA sequence from the Carnobacterium funditum DSM 5970 genome:
CCCTTTTAAAAGTTCGCCACTATTTTCTCTAATTAAACCAAAGAAGCCAATATCTGATGCTGCAGATACAGCATCTTCACCAATGTAAGTATCTAAGATTTCTTGGTATGTTCCATTTGCTTTGATATTGATTAGTCCTGCATCAAACATTTCAAGCAACTCAGGATTCATTCCTTTGTTTACAGCAAATCCGTATTTATCACCTGGTTCAGGATCTAATGGCGTTTTTAATTTCAAACGATCATTTTTCAGTGCATATGCCATGACTGGATAGTCTTCAAAAGCAGCATCAGAATTTCCTGCTTGGACATCTTCATACATGTTTGCTGAGTCTTCAAAAGTATTTATTTTGAAATCAATATTTTTTTGAAGTGTTTCAGCAAAAGCAGAACCTGTTGTACCGGTTTTAACGGCGACTGTTTTACCAGCTAAGTCTTCATAACTTTTGATCGTATCATCGGATTCAGCGATAGCCATTACGACACCACTTTCAAAATAAGGCTCTGAAAAATCAAAGGTAGCCTTACGTTCATCCGTGATGCTCATACCAGCAATCATCCCGTCGACTTGATTGGTTTCTAAAGCTTGTAAAGATGCGCTAAAACCAAGCGGCTTAACTTCATAGTCAAATCCTTGATCTTCAGCGATAGCTTTTAAAAGATCCATATCAATGCCAACGTAATTCCCATCCGCATCCTGATATTCGAATGGAGCAAATGTAACGTCCGTTCCAATAATATATTCACCATTTTTTGTTTGTGCAGAGGCTGTCTGCGGGTTAACGGCTGTTAAAAATAGGCCTAGTATCATTATTATAGCTGGTAAAAATAACGAGCGCTTGTGAATGTTCATAAGTTTCCTCCTTTGTCATATTTTTATATTTTAATTTAAATTTAAGCAGATTGCAACCAATATATCATCTGGCAATGTAAGAACATCTGACATCGAATTTATTGGCAACTCCTTGAGTTGAATTTTATCCTGCTCTTAGTTATAGTTATGAAATAAGATTAAGGAGTGACATGAAAGATGATAAGAATGGCCGAAAAGAAAGATACAAAAGAATTATGTGAATTAATTTGGATTGTGCTAAAAGATATGGAATTGCCAATATTGAAGGAATTACCTGAAAAACAACTAAAAAGGTTGATGCAAGAAGCTATGCTAGATGAAGATTATCGTTACAGTTATCGTAGAGGGATTGTTTGTATTCGTAACAACCAAATAGCGGGTGTTAGTTACGGATATAAAGGTGAATTAGAACCCTTTATTGATCAACCATTAACCAAAATAATGGGGGAATTATATCTTGAGAACAGCTTGTTATTTACAGATGAAGAGACCCAATCTGGGGAATGGTATCTAGATATTCTCGTAACAGAACCAACATTTCGCAGACAAGGTGTTGCAGTAGAACTATTATCTGCACTTCCTGATTTTGCTGAAGAACAAAATGAACCCATCATTGGGTTGAATTGTGATGAGGAAAATGGGCCAGCTAAACAA
Encoded proteins:
- a CDS encoding amino acid ABC transporter substrate-binding protein/permease, which codes for MNIHKRSLFLPAIIMILGLFLTAVNPQTASAQTKNGEYIIGTDVTFAPFEYQDADGNYVGIDMDLLKAIAEDQGFDYEVKPLGFSASLQALETNQVDGMIAGMSITDERKATFDFSEPYFESGVVMAIAESDDTIKSYEDLAGKTVAVKTGTTGSAFAETLQKNIDFKINTFEDSANMYEDVQAGNSDAAFEDYPVMAYALKNDRLKLKTPLDPEPGDKYGFAVNKGMNPELLEMFDAGLINIKANGTYQEILDTYIGEDAVSAASDIGFFGLIRENSGELLKGLGRTLILTFVAFVIAAIVGVILGLFSASPNKTLNIIASLYVDLFRGIPLIVLAFFIYFSIPQLLDLRLSATVAGIITLSLNTAAYIAELVRGGIQAVDKGQLEAARSLGLPYNVAMRKIVLPQAIKIMIPSFINQFVITLKDTSILSVIGIVELTQTGKIIISRTFSSGNMWLVVALMYLIVITILTKFSTYLERRLNND
- a CDS encoding GNAT family N-acetyltransferase, with the protein product MIRMAEKKDTKELCELIWIVLKDMELPILKELPEKQLKRLMQEAMLDEDYRYSYRRGIVCIRNNQIAGVSYGYKGELEPFIDQPLTKIMGELYLENSLLFTDEETQSGEWYLDILVTEPTFRRQGVAVELLSALPDFAEEQNEPIIGLNCDEENGPAKQLYEKMGYQKIGERVISGHRYHYMQYTLK